Within the Fusobacterium sp. DD2 genome, the region ACTGTGCTGGTTGTGCAGGTAAAATCCAGGATAAAGCATCAAATATGAAAGGAGTTAAAGAAGCAACTATAAATCTGTATAAAAAAAGATTTGTTGTGGAAGCAGATGGTGACTATGATGAGCATAATTTTTTAAAAGAGATAAATATATTTGCTGATGCAATAGAACCAGGAACTAAAATACTTCCTCTTTCTGATAACCTTTTTGAGGAAGAAAATAACGATAAAATTGAAGATGAAGAAAAGGCAGGAAAAAAAGAACTATTTCTTATTATCTTTGGAGTAGTTGCATTTATAGCATCAATAGTAGCTGGTTATTATAGTGAAACTACTAAACTGTCACTGGCTATTTTTGCTTACTTAATACTTGGTATAGATGTTATTGTACATTCACTTAAAAACTTAAACAAAGGAAATTTTATGGATGAAAACTTCCTTATGACAATTGCCACTTTAGGAGCATTTTATCTTGGAGAAACTAACGAAGCTGTTGGAGTTATGCTATTTTACAAAATAGGTGAGTTTTTCCAAAGTAAGGCTGTATCAAATTCGAGAAAATCAATAAAAAAGCTTTTAGATATAAGACCAGAATATGCAAATATATTAAATGGAGCAGGAGAATTAATTCAGGTATCTCCTAAAACTCTGAAAATTAATGATTTGATAATTGTTAAATCTGGAGAAAAAATTCCTGTTGACGGGATAATTACCAAAGGGACAAGTTCTCTAAACACATCTGCTCTTACTGGTGAGTCACTTCCAGTAGATGTTACTATTGGAGATAATGTGCTTAGTGGTAGTTTAAATGGAAATGGTACTTTAGAAATAAGAGTTACTACTCTATTTCAAAATTCAACTGTAAGTAAGATTATTGAAATGGTTGAAAATGCAGGAAATAAAAAGGCAAAAGCTGAAAAATTTATAACAAAGTTTGCAAGATATTACACTCCAATAGTGGTAATTCTCGCACTTACTGTAGGACTTGGAATTCCACTAATATTTGGAAACTTCAATATGTGGTTTGGTAGAGCTCTGATATTTTTAGTTATCTCATGTCCTTGTGCCCTTGTATTATCAGTACCACTTACTTTCTTTAGCAGTATTGGCCAGGCATCAAAACAGGGTATACTTATAAAAGGGGGAAACTATCTAGAAGCTCTAAATTATGTCGATGCAGTTGTATTTGATAAAACAGGTACACTTACAAAAGGAAAATTTGCTATAGATAGAATTGAAGCAGTAGGTACAGATGAAAAAGATTTACTTAAAACTGCTCAGATAGGTGAATTTTATTCATCACACCCTATTGGAAAAGCAATTCTTCAACAGAAAGATAGAGGTATTGATGAAACTCTTATTAACGGATACAATGAACTAAGTGGTTTCGGAGTAACATCTTATTACAATAACCAGATAATTATGGTTGGAAATTATGAACTGATGAAAAAATACAATATAAAAGCTGAAGAGAAAGAATATCCTGGAACAATTATATATGTAGCAAGAGACAATGAGTTTTTAGGATATATCTATATATCTGATGAAATAAAAGAGGATTCTGCAGAAACTATCTCTTCACTTAAAAAGTATGGTATCGAAAGTTTTATGCTAACTGGTGATAATGCATCTATTGGAAAGAGTGTAGGAGAAAAACTAAAGATACAGTTATCAAATATATTTACAAATCTTCTACCACAGGATAAAGTTGCTAAGCTTGAAGAGATTAAAGCTTCACATAAAAATAACGTGGTATTTGTTGGGGATGGGGTAAATGATGCTCCTGTATTATCACTTGCAGATATTGGTATAGCTATGGGAGGCAGTGGTAGTGATATAGCTGTTGAATCAGCTGACGTTGTAATAATGAAAGATGAACCATCAAAAATATCTGATTTATTAAAAATTGCTCATATTAATAAAAAAGTAGTAATGGAAAATATTGTATTTGCACTTGGTGTAAAGATAATAGTTATGATACTTGGTGTCTTTGGAATTGCAAATATGTGGATGGCAATATTCGCAGATGTAGGTGTTTCTCTTCTTGCTGTTATCAACTCTTCATGGGGTGTAAATAGATACTTTAAAAAATAAAAACAAAGAGGCTGGTGTAGATTAATAAAAATTAAAATTCTCGGCATTAGAAATAATTACGTTATTTATGCAGCGAAACAGAATACTGAAAATTTGACTGTTTGAACGAAGTGAGTTTCAAATTTTCTTTCTGTAAGCAATATAAATAGGAACTATTGATAGCTTAGAGAATTTTATTTTTATAATTTTAGATTTACACCAACCTCTTTTATATACTATTTTTCTTCAATTAAATATTGTTTGCATCTATTATATGCTTCGTTATTTACTATTGCAGATATTTTAATTCCCTCTGGTTCAAATTCTTCAGATTCAACAATTGCATTTCTATGTAGATATGCACTCATAGAAGTATCAGAATATGGGATTAAATACTCACAAACTCTTGTTTTCTGAGGTAATTTTTCAACTATTACATCAAGAAGCTTTTCTATATTAATATTATTTTTAGCACTTATTTCAACTACTGTATAAAGATTAAATTTTTCTCTTAAAATTGCAAGTTGCTCTTCAGAAGCCATATCACATTTATTTAATGCTAAAATCATAGGTTTATCTTTGGCATTTAACTCATCTAATACCTTTTCTACAGCATCTATCTGCTCTATCACTGTATCACTTGATGCGTCTACAACATGGACGATTAAATCAGCAAAACTTACCTCTTCCAATGTCGATTTGAAGGCTTCAACAAGGTCATGAGGCAGTTTTCTTACAAATCCAACTGTATCTGTTATAGAAGCAATTCTTTTATCAGGAAGATAAATTGCTCTTGTTGTAGTATCCAAAGTGGCAAACAACATATTTTCAGCAAAAACAGCTTCTTTTTTAGAAGTATTATCAGCTGGATAAATGTCTGATAGTAAGTTTCTTAATGTTGACTTACCTACGTTTGTATAACCTACTAATGACACTTTAGGAATACCAGATTCCTCTCTTTTTTCTCTTTGAACATTTCTATTTTTTCTTATTTTTTCAAGTTCCTGTTTTAATGCATGTATATTATCCCTGATTCTTCTTTTATCTATCTCAAGTTTCTTTTCTCCAGGTCCTTTAGTTCCAACTCCTCCACCTGTTCTTGACATTGTAGTACCAAGACCTAAAAGTCTACCACTTCTATATTTAAGTTGTGCAAGTTCTACCTGTATTTTAGCTTCTCTTGTCTTAGCTCTTCTGGCAAAAATTTCAAGTATAAGTATTGTTCTATCTATTACTTTACAGCTTGTTATCTCTTCAAGATTTCTTACCTGAATACCATTTAATTCGTCATCAAATATAATTAGATTTGCTCTTTTTAACTGTCTAAACATTGATAATTCCTGAGCTTTACCAGAACCTATAAAGAAACATGGATCAGTTTTAATCTTATTTTGCATAAACTGTCCGACTACCTCAACATTACATGCTCTTGCTAATTCTGCAAGTTCATCTAAGCTCTCTTTATTTCCAAGTCCAACAAGAATAGCATACTCTTTATCATCTTCAACAACATCTCTATTTTTTATAAGTTCTTCAGCATAAAGTATCTTATCCATCATAGGATAATTTAGAGCCTCTTCCAACTTTAACGGGTGTGTTGTCTCATATGTAAGCTGATTATCTTCAACATTACAAAATCCCATTGTTATTCCTGTGATTTTATCCTCATTAATACCAATTGCTGCAATACAGTCAAGTTTTAATTTAATAAGAGCTGATATATCAATATTAGATAGTCTTGCACTTCCACTTGGATGTGTATGAATAACCCTTATCCCTGCAAGTCTTTTTTCTCTTACATCCATTATTGGCAGTTGAACACTTCCGCTATCTCCAATTGATATCTCTATTACATTCCCTTTTCTATCTATTGCAATATTTATCTCTCTATTTATCTTATTACTGATGTCAGCAATAGTATAAAGCATCTCTTCCTCTATCAATTTGCTTTTTGTTACCTGAACCTCATGTAAAGAATCCAGTTCGTTTAATATATATTCTTTAATTCCGTCTATATTTCCTTTTATCATCTTCTCAACTCCATATCAATCTATTATTTGATAAACAATAGTATATACAAGGTATCATACCATTTTTTCCATGATTTTAACAATATTTTTATAAAAATATCTTAAACTTTTCCATAATAAATGTGCAAACAAAATATTTTAATTTGCTATTCAAAATTATTGACAACAAAATAAAATAGTTGTAAAATCAATTATCAAAATATCATTGGGAGGTTATATGAAAAAAATATTATTAAGTTTATTTATTGTAAGTGGTCTTACTGCTCTTGCTGGAGAGTACAGAGATGGACTTTACAGAGGAGTTTTTGTAAGTGGACAAGAAACACAGGTTGAAGTACAATTTAATTTAAAAAATGATATTATCTCAGCACCAAAATATAGAACTCTTTTTTACAAAGGACAGGATTATTTAAAAACTGATTCTTTAAAAGATCAAAAAGATAGATTTGAAGCAGCTCTTAAATCTACTGAAGGACAAAAGTTTAAACCTGCTCTTGAGACACTTTATACTCCTGGTGATATACCTAGGGCTGGTGCTTCTGTAAGAGCAAGTAAAATTAGAGCAGCTATGCAAAATGCTGTAAACAGTGGAGTTTATAAACCAGAATAAATATAAAAAAATCTTGAATTTAATATTTCAATGTGCTATATTCTATCAAAGGGAATGAAGTTCTCCCTTGGTAAAACCAAAACCGCTGATTAGCTGATGACTTCTGTTAAAAGCAGAGTTATCAGCTTTTTTATTTATTCTATTATGAAAGAAGGAGAAAATCATGTTATTCAGTCTTGCATTAATTTTTATTTTAGGAATGATTTTAGGAAGCATATTTAATAAATTAAAACTTCCATCTCTACTTGGAATGCTTCTTACTGGTATTATCTTAGGTCCATATATGTTAAATCTTCTATCTCCAGATCTTCTACATATTTCTGCTGATTTAAGAAAAATAGCTCTTATTATAATTCTTACAAGAGCTGGTTTAAATTTGGATATTAACGATTTAAAAAAAGTAGGACGGCCAGCAATATTAATGTGCTTTGTCCCCGCTTTATTTGAAATTACAGGAATGCTCATTCTTGCACCAAAACTGCTTCACTTATCATTTATTGAAGCTGGTATATTAGGAACTGTAATTGCTGCTGTATCACCTGCAGTAATAGTACCAAAAATGCTAAAGGTAATGTCTGAAAATTACGGTACTAAAAAAAGTATTCCACAAATGATTATGGCTGGAGCTTCTGTAGATGATGTCTTTGTAATAGTATTATTCACAGCTTTTACAAGTCTTGCAACTGGAGGCAGTGTTACACCTCTGGATTTTGTTAAAATTCCTACTTCAATTATATCAGGACTTGCTGTAGGAGTTATTATTGGAAAAATTTTATGTTCAATATTTGCAAAGATACATATGCGTGACAGTGCAAAAGTTCTTATTATTTTAAGTATATCATTTCTTCTGGTGACAGTTGAGAATAAAATAACTGGACCATTTGGTTTTTCAGGACTTCTGGCTATAATGGCAATAGGTGGAACTATTCAAAAATGTAGAAATCAAGTTTCTATTAGACTTGCTCAAAAATATTCAAAATTATGGGTAGCTGCTGAAATATGCCTATTTGTATTAGTTGGTGCTACTGTTAATTTAAAATTTCCAATTGCAGCTGGTTTTTCTGCAGTATTACTAATTTTTGCTGTCCTTATATTCAGAGTAATTGGTGTACTTTTATGTGTAACTGGGACAAAGCTTAATTCTAAGGAAAGAATATTTACTATGATAGCATATACACCTAAAGCTACTGTACAAGCTGCTATTGGTTCTATTCCGCTTTCTATGGGACTAGCTTGTGGGAATGTAGTCCTTACAGTTGCTGTCCTTTCTATAATGATTACAGCTCCTTTAGGAGCATTTGCAATAGATATGCTATACAAGAAACTTTTAACAAAATAATATAAAAATGCACCCTGTCTCTTAGCCAACTAAGAGTACGGGGTGCATTATTTTTACCAATTGTGATGGTGTCTACCTATTCTATATATACCATAACCAGCTCCACCTATCAAAGCAGAGTCAATTAACCAGTTTCTTCTTCTTTCCTCTTGCAATCTCTTGTAAGATATCTCTTTTTCAAAATTTAATTTTTCTCTTTCAAGATTTAAATATTCATTTTGAAAATATAGCTGAATTTCTTCTTTTGAGGGCATATTGAGTTGTCTCTCCTGCTCTCTATCTTTCTCAACCATTTTTTTATATTCAGAATATTTTTTTATTCTCTCATTTACCATTTCATCAGTTGTAACTTCCTTACAATACACAGAAGCAGATAGAACTAAAAGTAAGAGACATAATATTTTTTTCATTTTATCACCTCTACAGAAATCCATAAAACCGTTTCTATGATTATAAAGTCATTCCACCAGTTACTTCAATAACTTGTCCAGTTATAAATGAAGATTCATCACTTGCTAAGAATAATGCTGTATTTGCAATATCGTCAGCTGTTCCTAATCTTCCTAATGGAGTTCTTTCTAACATTCCTTCTATTGTTTTTTCTGATAATACATCAGTCATAGCACTTTGAATAAATCCTGGTGCTATACAGTTAGCTCTAATTTGAGCTCCTTTTCTTGCAAGTTCTTTTGCCCAGCATTTAGACATTGATACTACTCCACCTTTTGTTGCTGCATAGTTAGTCTGACAGATATTTCCATAAAGACCAACTACTGAAGATAGTGTAATTATAGATCCAATCTTATTTTTTGTCATTACAGGTGCTACAGCTTGTGTTATATTAAACACACCTTTTAAGTTAACATTAATTACAGCATCCCATTCATCTTCACTCATTCTTCTTAAGAAGTTATCTTTTGTAATTCCTGCATTATTAACTAGAATATCAATTTTTCCATATTCATCTGTAATTTTTTTAACAAATGCTTTTATTCCTTCTCTATCTGTAACATTTAAAATTTCATGTCTTACATTAGGTTGAGTAAATTCAGCTGGTCCCATATCACAAGATATAACCATCATTGCTCCTTCTCCAGCAAATTTTTCTACAATTGCTCTTCCAATACCTCTTGCACTTCCAGTTACTACTGCTACTTTTCCTTTTAATCTATCCACTATAAATCCTCCTCGCATTTTTTATTTTTTACGCTATATACCTGTATTATATCATAAGATTTTTAATTCTAGCAAGTTGATATTTTTTATCCATTTTATTGAATTAATCGTTAATATATCGTATAATATAAAGATAAAGTGATTGGGAGGACTTATGAAGATATTGACGACTTTGATTTCACTATTTTTTTTATGCAGTGCTTTACTTATAACAGCACCAGAGAAATATTTGAAAACATATCATGCTAATGGGCAATTACAAAATAGTATATCTATAAAAGAGAATAAAAAAGATGGACCTTTACTAAGTTATTTTGAAGATGGTAAAATAGCAGTTAAAGGTTTTTTTAAAAAGGATAAAAGAGATAAACAGTGGATTTTTTATGATAAAAATACTGGAAAGATTTCTGCGATAGAAAATTATAAAGATGGACTGTTAGAAGGTCAACAGTATTACTATCACAAAAATGGAAAAATCAGAACAAAAGGTGAATATAAAGCTGATGAAAGAACTGGTTTTTGGCAGGTTTATGATGAAGATGGAAACTTAGAAATGCAAAACATTTTTCTCGATGGTGAAAAAGTTGTAAGTGTAGCTATGTATGAACCAAATGGTAAGATTTCTTCCTCAGGTTTTTTAAAAAATGGTCAACGTGAAGGAGAATGGAAATACTTTGATGAAGAGGGTGCTCTTCTCTACGATGTAACA harbors:
- a CDS encoding heavy metal translocating P-type ATPase, encoding MTKFEYEVLNLDCAGCAGKIQDKASNMKGVKEATINLYKKRFVVEADGDYDEHNFLKEINIFADAIEPGTKILPLSDNLFEEENNDKIEDEEKAGKKELFLIIFGVVAFIASIVAGYYSETTKLSLAIFAYLILGIDVIVHSLKNLNKGNFMDENFLMTIATLGAFYLGETNEAVGVMLFYKIGEFFQSKAVSNSRKSIKKLLDIRPEYANILNGAGELIQVSPKTLKINDLIIVKSGEKIPVDGIITKGTSSLNTSALTGESLPVDVTIGDNVLSGSLNGNGTLEIRVTTLFQNSTVSKIIEMVENAGNKKAKAEKFITKFARYYTPIVVILALTVGLGIPLIFGNFNMWFGRALIFLVISCPCALVLSVPLTFFSSIGQASKQGILIKGGNYLEALNYVDAVVFDKTGTLTKGKFAIDRIEAVGTDEKDLLKTAQIGEFYSSHPIGKAILQQKDRGIDETLINGYNELSGFGVTSYYNNQIIMVGNYELMKKYNIKAEEKEYPGTIIYVARDNEFLGYIYISDEIKEDSAETISSLKKYGIESFMLTGDNASIGKSVGEKLKIQLSNIFTNLLPQDKVAKLEEIKASHKNNVVFVGDGVNDAPVLSLADIGIAMGGSGSDIAVESADVVIMKDEPSKISDLLKIAHINKKVVMENIVFALGVKIIVMILGVFGIANMWMAIFADVGVSLLAVINSSWGVNRYFKK
- the hflX gene encoding GTPase HflX, whose protein sequence is MIKGNIDGIKEYILNELDSLHEVQVTKSKLIEEEMLYTIADISNKINREINIAIDRKGNVIEISIGDSGSVQLPIMDVREKRLAGIRVIHTHPSGSARLSNIDISALIKLKLDCIAAIGINEDKITGITMGFCNVEDNQLTYETTHPLKLEEALNYPMMDKILYAEELIKNRDVVEDDKEYAILVGLGNKESLDELAELARACNVEVVGQFMQNKIKTDPCFFIGSGKAQELSMFRQLKRANLIIFDDELNGIQVRNLEEITSCKVIDRTILILEIFARRAKTREAKIQVELAQLKYRSGRLLGLGTTMSRTGGGVGTKGPGEKKLEIDKRRIRDNIHALKQELEKIRKNRNVQREKREESGIPKVSLVGYTNVGKSTLRNLLSDIYPADNTSKKEAVFAENMLFATLDTTTRAIYLPDKRIASITDTVGFVRKLPHDLVEAFKSTLEEVSFADLIVHVVDASSDTVIEQIDAVEKVLDELNAKDKPMILALNKCDMASEEQLAILREKFNLYTVVEISAKNNINIEKLLDVIVEKLPQKTRVCEYLIPYSDTSMSAYLHRNAIVESEEFEPEGIKISAIVNNEAYNRCKQYLIEEK
- a CDS encoding cation:proton antiporter yields the protein MLFSLALIFILGMILGSIFNKLKLPSLLGMLLTGIILGPYMLNLLSPDLLHISADLRKIALIIILTRAGLNLDINDLKKVGRPAILMCFVPALFEITGMLILAPKLLHLSFIEAGILGTVIAAVSPAVIVPKMLKVMSENYGTKKSIPQMIMAGASVDDVFVIVLFTAFTSLATGGSVTPLDFVKIPTSIISGLAVGVIIGKILCSIFAKIHMRDSAKVLIILSISFLLVTVENKITGPFGFSGLLAIMAIGGTIQKCRNQVSIRLAQKYSKLWVAAEICLFVLVGATVNLKFPIAAGFSAVLLIFAVLIFRVIGVLLCVTGTKLNSKERIFTMIAYTPKATVQAAIGSIPLSMGLACGNVVLTVAVLSIMITAPLGAFAIDMLYKKLLTK
- a CDS encoding beta-ketoacyl-ACP reductase; amino-acid sequence: MDRLKGKVAVVTGSARGIGRAIVEKFAGEGAMMVISCDMGPAEFTQPNVRHEILNVTDREGIKAFVKKITDEYGKIDILVNNAGITKDNFLRRMSEDEWDAVINVNLKGVFNITQAVAPVMTKNKIGSIITLSSVVGLYGNICQTNYAATKGGVVSMSKCWAKELARKGAQIRANCIAPGFIQSAMTDVLSEKTIEGMLERTPLGRLGTADDIANTALFLASDESSFITGQVIEVTGGMTL
- a CDS encoding toxin-antitoxin system YwqK family antitoxin — translated: MKILTTLISLFFLCSALLITAPEKYLKTYHANGQLQNSISIKENKKDGPLLSYFEDGKIAVKGFFKKDKRDKQWIFYDKNTGKISAIENYKDGLLEGQQYYYHKNGKIRTKGEYKADERTGFWQVYDEDGNLEMQNIFLDGEKVVSVAMYEPNGKISSSGFLKNGQREGEWKYFDEEGALLYDVTYENGVRNGEWKAYTKDGKILITGFYNNGVILGLE